Sequence from the Hylaeus volcanicus isolate JK05 chromosome 1, UHH_iyHylVolc1.0_haploid, whole genome shotgun sequence genome:
TATACGAAGCAGGCAACGAACGTACAAGATCCTTAAGCACTTGGAAATCAGCGTTCATCAATGCTTCTACCGAAATTATGGAAAAActtgataatgaaaatacgaaTGCCGCATACACGAATAGcagaattatttcagaaatgcAAGTAATACGTGATCGAGTTGAGAAATTCTTTACGGACGATTTATATCGAGATGTTCCGACGGGtacgtttacatttttcattgttacgcctgaaaagaataaaatttcctcatttgattaaaattaaataggtTCAACACCATCGAGGAAAACCTTTCAGTACTCTAAAAAACTGCCTAGAACGTCGCCACCTGATCGAATTCTCAAACGGTATAGAGAATCActcaataaattgaataatatagaaGATGAAGTAAGTGCTTTATTGTTTATTCTACCGATAATCTTCAACTCATGTATTCGAAAATTCtcatttatgaaatatgtatgCCTTTCTAGTATATCCCAGAAGCGAATCACGAGAAGccaattacagaaattttggAGGAAGGCTTGAATATAAGTTAACAAACTGGTCTAGTTAAAATCATTGTAATTAATCCAGAATAAAGCAGCCTTTCTCTAtatacaaacttgggcgttttctcACCGATGGTATTTTGGCTGAAGGTTCCAAAATTAGTTGATCCCTTCGAAATAGCGATACCATTTGCTGGTCCATGATACGCATGGCAGTAGCATTCgcatgtaaaaatgaaaagaagggAAAGGAAATGAGAGAGGAAAGTAGGCATGTTCTGAGAAAACTGCAACTTCAATTCAGCGACAATGACAGAAATcatgtcattattattattcagacAGCATTTTCGATCCGTATCCCAGATCTCACACGTAACATCGACGTCTCTGTGTTcctatttaataacattatacaattatgtacgtacgaatgtataaaattctgtttttgttttttcgttcttttctttacGACTAATATGGGAATGTACGATCCGTTCCTCGCTGCAAGTGTCCTCGCGACActtttttcgtgttttttttttcttctctttagATCATCGAAATATCCTTACAACGATCTTCTTATATAAATACGACAGTGCAAAATTTGTCGAGAACGAATTCATCGACATCGGGTGAATACACGAACAGAAACGAACAGTcttctctttcgttttattctcGACACCAAACGTTGGTGGTCAACCTCGTCGAATTCGTCTTCGAAAAACCTAGAGCAACATCGACGTCGCTCGCGGGAATGTTTCTCGTTAAATTTCGGATTAACGAACAGAAAAACGAACAGACTCGCTCACAGTGGCTTTATCGTTCATCGAATGTTAGAAAACTTCGTCGTTCTAGTTTTGTTTTCCTGACCATCCTCTTTTGCTTTTAACCGGTTACGTTGCGATCGTGACATTTGACATATCTTCATACATTATGGCACACCGACGCGATTGTCGCCGTTAAACGGATTTCAAATTGGATCATGTGACCAGACCTCTCTAGGATTCGATGTACCCATTCTCGTACCGATAATTACAACCGTTGTAATACTCGAAACATTCGAATAGCAGTTCAAGTTGGACGAAAAAATGTTGAGCAAGTTACTCAAACTTTTTCGAATCGCGAACAAAGAACttttacgaaatattaataactgtTCTCGTAAGTAATACAGTTTTAAGAGAGGAGATcgatacatttcattttgtgCAGTTTGGTATATCTGGCCACATTAGAATTGAACTACATTTCGCATTAATAGACGAAGAGATCTTACACATTGATCGTTAATCGCTCTAACGGTATGCTATGATTGAGAAACAATGGCCTCTTTCGCTTCTGTCGCGTTAAGCATTACGGACAAAATCTCTTGTTGTTTTCGAGTATTACTATTTTACATACTTATTAAAAACAAGTAACTACATCACAGTTCTGATGGTTCAGTCGTTCGATCTATCGATGCGTCGTATCAGACTTGGGCGCTTACgaaattgttatttgaaatattataaccttcgtgaaatagaattatcattctattataaaaataatttcggaAACAATATATGTATCTGAGATAATGCGATAAACGATCGATAACTCCCTGCAAATATGTCGATAACACAGTAATactgttttcaatttcttatttcggtttaaaataaatttactcgGCTGTGCGTCGCATTATCCAATTTAACTCTAGGAAACTAACGACGACCGTCAGAACTATCATCCTGGGAACgtgtaaaaattacattaaaatttacaattttaaattacagctCATATCAGAcacattaaaattaagaataacgCAGCaggtacgagaaaaaaatattgtaaatattcgaCGATCGGCTAAATGTTTTGCAACCGTAGCGTTTGATCGATAAATAACATGAAACGTTCAAAGTACCTTTTTCGTATACATATAGACGAAATACAATACAGAAAATACGACTCGCaattagaaacataaattttcgcTTATTAGTCGTTTTTCTCTTAAAATTACATGTATCCATATGAAACGGAATAGAAAAGAAGCGATTTCTTGAAACATCACAACGACTATTGAATAATCTTGAAAGTATCGATAGTCGATCCTTGTCATAAACTTTTCGTACCTTACAATCTTATAATCTTATGTACACGTTCGCTTTACGAAATCTGAAAAAGTGTCTAAGTATTGTTCTTAGCGTTTAGCGATTCCCGTAAATTCATAAAACTGGAAATCTTGGTGGTTTATCTTACGAATTAGAACCATATCGATATCCTTACAATCCCTCTGAGGATAAACACCCTAACTCCACCACTGCgtgtcttttaaaaaaattcgcgaTTACATGTGACTTTTCGTTtgcttcttatttttttttgtttttgttttttcattcaGACGGAATGGATATATTATGGATTGTTTATCACCGATGAGCTTAAATAACCCCTAAAATAAACAGCCCTATTAAGTCAAACCGAGTATTTTTCGAATACTAATTCGAAACAAAGATAAACAATCAATTGAAATCAACTAATTACTTCAAAAACTAAGAAACAATAATCGGTTAACTTGACAAAGTCTAGTTACTCGTAGAAACACTTcaagaactttttttttttgatattgTTGCCATATAAAGTGCGCATGAATCGGAGAAATTTCATATGTAACATTTCATACCTTTTCGTGATAGTACCTTTAACGGTTTAGAATACGAATATTCTTTTATGAGATTGCGccatttctctttcactccCCTTTCCTCTCTCGGACATatacacgcacacgcacatcGCACACAGCAAACAGTTTCTTACCTATGGAAAACGTAAGAACAGAAAATCAGAAAAAAGCAACATCGAGCTCACTACGGATTATTCGCTATTATCAAATACTGAGTCTTACGTCTAAATAcatgttaataaatacatcgCTCCGAATACATCCAACATGATACATGCATACTGTTATGACACATGGATTGACTTCTTATTACTCGCGTTATTATCGGGGCTGTAAACAGCCAAGATTAGGACCATCGATCTATCACTCCACCAGTCACACTTCGCGATGGAACGAGTACctcgatttaaattgatttgttcGATTTTTTCTACGTCACGAAAGAATTATACTAGTCGTAATTTAAAACGTGTTATGATAAAATGATAgtataaacaatgacaaaaCCAATCGTTATTTCGTAATTGCTTCTCGTTCCTCGTACGAAGTACAAACTGTATGATTTAAAGGTTATGTAGTCTTTCACTACACCATTACGATAGCTTCTTCGCCACAAAACAGGAAAGGATATTGATCGATCATCGTTTGGACGACGTCTTCCAAGTACGGCCTCATTGCTTCGAATCTGCCGAGATCGTTAAATTCTATTGGTAATAATGTAGGCCACCAACAAATTGCCAAATTTTTACTGTCCATACTGTTTAATTTGCAGTTTTCAGCCACTCTGGAAGAACACGATAACTCCATTGTACCAGTTGTAATACGTATTACATTTCGAGAtaccaataattaattaattcaaaagaGAATAACTTACTTTACAAAATGGTGAAAGACGAATTTGAGTACATCAAAGTTTACCGGATTCAGCTTGTTAAGCATCAAACGTAGAGCCAATAACCTGCAGCTTCGGTCTGCAATAAGTCCACAAAAATTTGTCTTAAGCTTCACCCGATGATTTTTTCTATTAGAttcaaaaagtaatatttttacctTCCATATTCATACACGTAGCGGACATTGGTTTGCTAATACCACGTGCACCTAACCACAATCATACGATTAATAAACTATACATACATTCAACGGAGACGCGacttacaaattttacacCTTACCCGATATGTCCTCGAGTTCGCTCATACGTTCTTTGTCGATTAACGGTGGCAGCCtctttgaaaagaaatcttttaaaGCTGTTGCAACCGCGTTCACAGGTATGTCCAACGAGTGTATATCCACGTTTCCGTCTATAATAGTGAAATATAAGGAAATGATGAATCAATTACATGTATGAATTATTATGTAAACGTGATATTGCGAATGAACTTGCCTTCTTCAAACTTTTGAAATAGGAGTTCAACATGGGCCCTATTTCCAGGAACCCTGTATATCCCTTCAGAATCCAGTCCTTCATCCTCGATAAACTGCACacatttttcgagaaacaaaGGTATACGATTTGTTTCGCTCTGGGCAAAGTCTTCGATTAGCGGTTGTTGTTGGCCTTGATTTAATGTTCCCGCTCCTTTAGTctgctttattttttcctgtttcttcttctcgcGCTCCTTTTCCTTCTCTGCATGTTTCTTGagcttttcttctttctgtcTGCGTTTCTCCAACTTTTCGTCTTCTTTTGCCTTTTGTTTGTCCttctttctatttaatttatcacCATCTTTAACCTTGTTCAAGATACcaaactaaaaaaaagaatgttgaTAAAATCATATTTACCAAGATtgatcttcattttttttttacatatccGTTTTACTTACACtcggagaattaatttctcgtgGTGATGATACGTCTAAGCTGGATTCATCATCTGGAATGTTTCCAAAGGTATTGTCACTCCTGTGCTTCGCTAGAATAACAATgatttcatgcaataacaaatGCAAGATACGAAGTAATTGTATGCAAAGCTTCTCTCGTATTCCTATCTGTACAGGCTTGCGTATTTAATACTTACTATTTAAACAGTTTTTATACAACTATTAAACTatgaatacatataattatacagCTGTCATAGATAAAAGGCAaagcttttttcttttttaaaagcaATCGGGGAAAAAAGGTAAAACGTGCATCTcgagtatataaaatatatcttttttttttctattttactgACATGCAGAATCCGTAAAAAGTCACTTCAAAGATTTCAGAAAGCATTAACTCTATTCAAGGCaatgatattcaattttgtttggaGTTAACAATTTCACTTACAGGAAGCGCTGAACATGTCTTGGGGCATGTGTTTTATACATGCTGGCAGGTGTTTCTGCGGTAAAGAATTCCCAAATCTTTTTCGTGAACTAGCAGGCTCATGTTTATATTGTTTCGACCTCGATCTCGAAGTTTGTTCTGGATCAGAGGACTCCGAACTCCCTGGTGTTTCACTAGAAACTAAATAAAGGAAGAACATATAACATTACGGTACACTCCtattatagtaaaatatatcgaaaataTGAATGCAAACATGTACCTCTTTCTGCGGAATCTACTCGccaatttttatcttccttGACATTGTAATTTAGGCCAACAATACCATCTCCACTTGCCATGCTTGCCAAAGATGGAACTTTGGGTGCAGCAACAGGTATAGCAGTACGCTTTTTACGTATTCTTTTATGTGTTGCTGGTTTCTTATTTCCTTTACCTAGAACATCGGCTACCCTCTGTCTCTCCAAAGAACTCCACTCTGAATCAGAATCGCTATATGCTATAGAAccaaatatgtaatatataattagtATATCTGCGAAGACATTGTTCgacaattttagtttttatttttaattaaatccttACAAGGTTGTCCCTTTTCGCGTCTATGACGCAGCTTAGGCTTATTATTTCCAATAGGATCTTGCACTAAAGCATACATGTAATCATCATCATAAGGAGGATATAGGCTTTGCACAACATCCTTAACTTGGGCGTATTCGGAGCCTAGGTCTACTAATTCAGGCGTAGCTAGAGGAGCGTGACCCATTGTCATTTTAGGGCCATGTTCATCCTTTTCACCTATTGTCATTCTAGCTATGGCATCTGTTACATTTGAGAAATCTTTCAAGTTGATTTTTCCAGGTTGTTTCAAAGTTTGACTATTTCCTTTTGGTCGCGGTTTCGTTTGAGAAATATGCCGTCTACCCGTCGTGAATGCTCTGTGCGAGTAACTATTAGTTACTGGATCGTGATGCATGAAATTATCTTTCACCCAACCTATCACAACgaaataacataataaaaacCAAATCATAACAAGTATATAGAGTTTCAATCTATTAGAATTTCTTGAACACGAAACTAACCGGATAGTTTATTCGTGATATCCCccgattttaataaaactcttTCCCGTTCTTCTCTGTAATAATCTACTTGACTATAAATATCACTATCGTCGCTAGGTGTGGCTCTATTGTCCACGAACTGTTCGTTCAAACCTGTATCTCCAAGATCGCCATCAGGAGTTAACTGCTCGTAAGATTCGGAGCCGCTTCTAAAAGTTACAGACATACTGCTTCACATTAGACTTTTGAATtacacagaaattttatagttgtTTAACGAAAATCGCATACTATTTCAAAGATTGTTTACAGATTGCTTACCCATCATCCGGCGTTTGAAGATGGTAACTTTCGTGTCGTGGTGGTGGCATAGGATGCAACGCAGAATATTCCAAAGTTCCTTCACCGCTATCGTTCAAGTTACCCGGTTCTTCCATATTAAACGCTTGTTCAATTTCAGGCTTTTTCTCCCAAACTTCCTTGAAGAACGGTGTATAAAATGCCGCTGTAACAATACAAAATGTGAAAACATTGGGTTTAACCTAAACAAAAACTAGTATTTAAATGAGGTCCTTCAAAATTATGCCGTACTTTTTTGCTGGCAGCTTGATGCTGACGTCATAAAATGTGCTTGTAATCTATCCGCAGTTGCATTTCCTTCCGTAATAAGTAAATGACTCAAATCGTTGCTGAAGAAAGCGTTAGCGCCTCCAGTATCAGTCACAGCCATTATTTGTATTGGTAGATTTGGTATATTCATGGAGAATGCActaagaaaaagtattttttttcttttttgtaaacaaGAGTACTTTCTCAAAATATGTAACTAAAATctgtattatacatacttaAGAGTCGCGAGTGATGCTTTCCTCTTGGTCGAGTAGACTAATATAAAACCATGCACCAATTCGTCCCTAAACGCATTTGCACCGTGGAAACTTGAAATTATAACTTCGACTCTTCGTTTCGATTCtcctaaaaatgtttctaaaacAATCGATCGGTCACCGCTAAGAAAGCAACACTGATGATTGAGTAAGGGGCCAAGTACGTTTTCCACGGAATAAGGGTCTCCGCAAAACATACACATTAttattctgaaaaataaaacggatGCTGTTAGCATCTCTTTTCTCATGTAATACGTAATAAGTAAAAGCTATTTTTACCTAATATCAGGCTCTAAACATTTAATGACACTTTGgtaaatattcagaaaaccAGCTCTGTGATTTATAGATTGTATAAGTTGTTGCAATGCATCTTTCACGAGTGGAGTAGGAAACCTTTTGTCTTGCTCCAAATCTTCTATGCAAACATCGATAAATGGGCATTGCAAGCtgttgcaaacaaaattaattattaattgatatatttCCTTGAATATATAATACCATTTTAAATCTATAAATAGTACCTGTCCGCGAGATTCTGGCCCTCTTCCCTAAGTCTTATTGCTTCCATTTCGTCTATGGTGGATTCTGGCACAAACATAATAACAATAGGTAATCCTTGAAATGGTAACCTATCCTCTTGCTCCAGATTAGATAGTAACGTTTTCTCCAAAGAGGAACGGATGTACTCGAACGACTCCTCGTTTGAATAAATGCAAAATGATCctgtaaattcaaataatcttTTGTTTGTAAAACTAGCTCTGTAGGAAGCATATTATTACATACCATGGGGCATAAAGTCTGAAGTAGTGAATGAATTGTGCGGTAAACCAACATCTCCATCGATAATTCGATATCCAAGTGTATACAACTGACAATCAATTTCCACTTCATCATCCTCTGTCTGAGCTCTTATTTCGCGAGCGAATTCCTCTCCAAGCCCGTTACTTCCAAGTATAACTAAGTTTAGTTGATTGTTATCGGACGTCAACTGCCACTGACTGCTGTGATTCCAAGAGGATGGCCTAGGAgataacatatttaatattgttaatatgaatagataaaaattgttcttttttcgcTTGGTGAACTAACCTGTGAGCTTTCGTTCCAAGTATACGTTCTATAAGAGCATCCATACAATTTGGATAAGCTGGACAGTGCTCCCTTATAGGACAATGTACAAAACCCAAATGTTGAAAAAGCATTAATTTTCTATCTTGATCCAACCTATCTAAAGCTTTATACCTGTACATCATAACCAATGGTTAGATatctttttaaacgaaaacaaatCATATATAATCACGTACCTAAAATCGTCCACTAACGCATCCGTTATTTCTTTAATGTCATCTTGTGTTATAGTTCCAGATGGTGCTATACTcttgaaatgataaaataaatcagcATGTTCTAGTAATAGTTCCTGTAATACAAGACAACATTAGTAATAAtagaactaaaaatattaaatacctCTATTGTTGCATTTGTAAAGGCGCATTTTCTTACTTGAAAATTGTGTTTTGCTTTctcaataatttctttttgatgTTGATCATATATTTCTTGACAATCAATGTGAGAAAGAGCTTCAAAGCATTCTCTACCCATAAAAAGCACTCTAACCTCGGACAAGTGCTTCCCTGGGGTAACATATCCGGTTTCCTCTAACAGTTGCTTAAATTGCTTCTTCCATCTAACAAATAATGATGCGaattatgtacaaatatttatcattgaaTACATTTAACTTAATGTAGACTTTTATGTTTCAAAGATAGaggagaaatataaataaatgagtaTGGTAAGAATACAGAATACTGCAAATATGTTAGTAAAGCtattaatgtattattctaattaaaaagaaaatattttccaaagtaAATTATGAAGCAGTAAAGGGCATAATTTACCTTTTGGGAAGTCTGCACAAAAAAACGCCACCCAGAATAAAGCAAAGCATTAGTGTATTGCACATAAGTATTACTTTTTAGAATGCTGATGAATACGTGACCGAATGATTACATTGATGCGTAGCACCAATAATTTGTTTGCTATTCATAAATAGCAAAAATTCAACACATCGTAATTATAGTAACTTGTATACTTAGTAATCAACTTTTGCGATACTTACTCTAATCGTCGTTGTTCTTGTTGCAGCACatttatatgatttttaaaGACAGTCTCAGCCTCTGGTGTTTCTAATACATCATAAGGAATCtttgtttcattgttttcaCCAAAATCACAATCGATCCATGGAATGTCTTCAGGGCATTCATAGAAATATTGATGAAAATCAGGatgttcttttatatattgttGTACCGCAGACCattctctataaaaattaaacaaatatattcgtttaaattatatctattaatttatattacatatctATTCCGAATACGTActcattaattaaatttgttacatcgGGGCATATCTCATGAAGAATATCAGGCAACATATCCAAGTATCCCTGTATTTTTTTTGCCACTTGCTcgtctttcaattttttagtgTGTCTCCTGAACAATCTTTGAGCGACGTCTATACCAAATAATTCCACGAACGTTGTAAATTCTTTGTGCTGTGCCAGTTTTTTAGACGATTGAGACCATAATGCGCGATAATCAGTTACATGTATTCGAATTAATCTCTGCAAAGATTCTGTTGATGCATCAAGAAGTTCTTTTCTGGCTCTTGCTGCTTCGGCAAAAGGTGTTACTTTACTACGCGTTTTAgttttatcaattaattgaGCCAC
This genomic interval carries:
- the LOC128881945 gene encoding rho GTPase-activating protein 190 isoform X3, whose amino-acid sequence is MARKNDNMKAINVAVVGLSGTEKDKGQVGVGKSCLCNRFMRSLNDDYNVDHISVLSQSDFSGRVVNNDHFLYWGEVAKTSEDGTEYQFQVIEHTEFIDDASFQPFKGGKMEPYAKRCAATKITSAEKLMYICKNQLGIEKEYEQKVLPDGKLNIDGFLCVFDVSVVPNRAVEKQVEIVANILNNLMKTKKPIVLVTTKNDDANEQYVKEAEKLVIRKEYKSSILIVETSAHENINIDLAFIIVAQLIDKTKTRSKVTPFAEAARARKELLDASTESLQRLIRIHVTDYRALWSQSSKKLAQHKEFTTFVELFGIDVAQRLFRRHTKKLKDEQVAKKIQGYLDMLPDILHEICPDVTNLINEEWSAVQQYIKEHPDFHQYFYECPEDIPWIDCDFGENNETKIPYDVLETPEAETVFKNHINVLQQEQRRLEWKKQFKQLLEETGYVTPGKHLSEVRVLFMGRECFEALSHIDCQEIYDQHQKEIIEKAKHNFQELLLEHADLFYHFKSIAPSGTITQDDIKEITDALVDDFRYKALDRLDQDRKLMLFQHLGFVHCPIREHCPAYPNCMDALIERILGTKAHRPSSWNHSSQWQLTSDNNQLNLVILGSNGLGEEFAREIRAQTEDDEVEIDCQLYTLGYRIIDGDVGLPHNSFTTSDFMPHGSFCIYSNEESFEYIRSSLEKTLLSNLEQEDRLPFQGLPIVIMFVPESTIDEMEAIRLREEGQNLADSLQCPFIDVCIEDLEQDKRFPTPLVKDALQQLIQSINHRAGFLNIYQSVIKCLEPDIRIIMCMFCGDPYSVENVLGPLLNHQCCFLSGDRSIVLETFLGESKRRVEVIISSFHGANAFRDELVHGFILVYSTKRKASLATLNAFSMNIPNLPIQIMAVTDTGGANAFFSNDLSHLLITEGNATADRLQAHFMTSASSCQQKTAFYTPFFKEVWEKKPEIEQAFNMEEPGNLNDSGEGTLEYSALHPMPPPRHESYHLQTPDDGMSVTFRSGSESYEQLTPDGDLGDTGLNEQFVDNRATPSDDSDIYSQVDYYREERERVLLKSGDITNKLSGWVKDNFMHHDPVTNSYSHRAFTTGRRHISQTKPRPKGNSQTLKQPGKINLKDFSNVTDAIARMTIGEKDEHGPKMTMGHAPLATPELVDLGSEYAQVKDVVQSLYPPYDDDYMYALVQDPIGNNKPKLRHRREKGQPSYSDSDSEWSSLERQRVADVLGKGNKKPATHKRIRKKRTAIPVAAPKVPSLASMASGDGIVGLNYNVKEDKNWRVDSAERVSSETPGSSESSDPEQTSRSRSKQYKHEPASSRKRFGNSLPQKHLPACIKHMPQDMFSASYDESSLDVSSPREINSPSFGILNKVKDGDKLNRKKDKQKAKEDEKLEKRRQKEEKLKKHAEKEKEREKKKQEKIKQTKGAGTLNQGQQQPLIEDFAQSETNRIPLFLEKCVQFIEDEGLDSEGIYRVPGNRAHVELLFQKFEEDGNVDIHSLDIPVNAVATALKDFFSKRLPPLIDKERMSELEDISGARGISKPMSATCMNMEDRSCRLLALRLMLNKLNPVNFDVLKFVFHHFVKVAENCKLNSMDSKNLAICWWPTLLPIEFNDLGRFEAMRPYLEDVVQTMIDQYPFLFCGEEAIVMV